The genomic DNA GCTTTCAACCAAATGAAGgcattttacagtaaatacacactaccgttcaacagtttggggtcacccaggcaatttcatgttttccatgaaaactcacacttgtaTTCCTGTGCTAACAGAACTGCACAAgaattttctaatcatcaatgagcctttcaacagcattagctaacacaatgtagcattagaacacaggagtgatggttgctggaaatgttcctctgtacccctatggagatattccattaaaaatcagctgtttccagctagaatagtcatttaccacattaacaatgtctacactggatttatcattcatttaatgttatcttcactgaaaacaactgcttttctttcaaaaatgaggacatttctaagttaccccaaactttggaacagtagtgtatatttggATTTTAGAGTCTTGTCTTAATAATAAACAATTAGTATACATGCGtaatgctatatatatatatatatatatatatatatatatatatatatatatatatatatatatatatatacacattttcCCTCGTCAAGTTTTGATAGAAGAAAAGAAATATATTAATCTGTCACTCACTCAtctcactttatttttatctttcctctttcctcttctgCCTCTCAGGTCAGAGATCGTCGCCCTTGAGCAGTCAGACTCAACCTACCATGAGGACCGTGCCCTACGTCCCCATCACGGTCACCCCTCGCCCAGCACTGACCCCATCATCAGCCCAGGGTCAGGCACCCACACGCTGCCGTCCCGTACCTCCAGAGAAGAGCCCTTACACTGGGCTCTCCAGCGGGTCACGATTACACTTGAGGCCTAACCACAAGGAGCTCAGTCAGAGTGGTGTGGACAGCTCAGGATACTCGTCCTCTGAGGGCAACGTGCCTGAAGATCGTATATACTCTCACATACCGGCAGGTTTGTGCTTTCACAACCACCGCATGTGATTTGGCTCTGGCTTTTCAAAATCCCTGCAAATCAACTTTCCTTCTCTTCCCAGTAGCGAAAGCTGtattcagcagcagcatgaagaAAATTGGTGGTCTGGTTCTGCTGTTATTGTTTGCACTTCTATGTAAGTAccataaacatttaatagattTAAGTTTGCATCTACCAAAgtattcaaatacattttggagacatttcaTTACCTGGAAATGTCTGCTGGGAGTGTTGATGGTTGCTCTTTAGTTTTGTTCACATGTATATATTTTCAGTAAGTAGCACAGATCTTTTTGCAGTGATAGTGCAATTTCTACCACACCTACTTTCCACTAAAATATCGTCAAAATTAGAAGAGGTGGTAGTGTTTGCCGCCAAATGTAATGTATGCCTTGCAAAGTGGCACAACTTGGCTTCTTTTGCTTGTGTGGTTGGTTTGTGCTCACACCATCTCCACCTCAGTGTGGTTGAATGAGTCACAGTAAATGTCAGTCATTACAGGTTGCACATGTCAGGGTCTTTGATCTTAAAATGCTCATGGACTTAAGTAATGTTACCGTATGTGTTTTAAGTGCCGTTCTCAAGGCAGTGTCCCTCCTGTCTTCTCCAGGTATCTGGTTGCTCCTTCCCTTGTTCACCTCTTTCATCTCCCGCATGACTGTCACAAACACCCCGTCACAGACAAAACCCAAGAGTCAACCTGTTATccctgccactcctcctcctcaacCCAACACCATGCATTCCACACCTACAACGGTACGGCTCAAGTGCAGATCATCTGCATCTCACAGATTGTTTGTGCTAGTTTCATAGATTGTCATTGGATGTGTGGGTGTACGTAGGTTAATCAGTGGGCAAATGTCTCCTGGTAGGTAAGTCCCTGAACCTAATCTTCAAGACTTGCTCATGAACAAAAGCAGCAGTTAAAAAACTGAACAATAGCAGACAACAGTACTACTAGAATATGAGTAACTTGCACAAGTAGAAAGTGTACATTTAGTGTGCAGAAGTTTTAGAGTTGGTGGCTGCTGCTTTAGGAAGGTCCTGGGAGCCGAGAGTcattgaaacatttttattaggTCCCAAACATGAAGAAATTATTTATATTGCTATTAATGACTCAGTATACTCTTAATTTAGCAACAgaatattaaagattaaatagaAGTTTGTGCTATTTTAGGGTCGCTCATGTTGAAGTTTGGAGTCTTTTGTGTTACCTTAATTACATTAAgagtttaattattattatttcttttattcagGATCCTGCCATTGTGTCTGCTGCTATAGAAGCTAAGATGCAGCATCTACTGGTAAGAAGCAATTTGTCTGCAGTTTAGAGAAAAACATGAGgaaatttgttgttgttttttgcaaaaacagttttgtgaaattaaagaATCGCAAAGTCCCCacatgctgatttaaatgaaggCATGTTGAGTgtaacatgtttgtgtgtttgttgcaggTGGATCTGCAGCTTAAGCAGGAACTCCTTATCTCCCAGGTAAGAGAAACTCTCTTTGTGAAGAGCTCTGCCTGGGGAGCTCATGATGGAGGTTAGATTGAAAGTAACAGCTATGGATTTTAGCAAATGACCACCGCTAGAATAACATCTAGTGGTGGggaagtaaaactgcagcatttaggaagacttttttttttttccatggctCTGTAGCTTTGTTATTTTGGGTCATAAAGTGTTCTGGAATGTCTGTCAGTCCTGAACACTTTTCCAAGGTGCTATTACAGAAATGAATCATGCACCATCATTTCCAATAACAGACTGCGTTACCTTTATGAATTTGAAACTTGGAGTGAAAAGTATCCGATTTTTAACGGCGATCTTTATATAAAATCTATTACATTAATCCATCATTAACTCCTTAGCCCAGAGTGAAACGTGGGATAACAAGAGATCATCTATGTCGAGTTTAATTAGATCCTTCACACCTCCAGAAACCTCTGCAATAATGTTTTACACCATCAAGCCTCCCCACTGATTTAAGCAGTACTTCACTGACACTTCCCAACACCCTTCTACCAGTCACACAATAATTCCACTGATGACTGACTCATTCACATCTTAATATCCCAGATGAAGGAGCAACTCCAGCTGGACATGCAGGACATGAAAGCCAATCTGGAGGTGGTGGACTCAGACAGTCGGCTGCGTCTGGAGCAGGAGCTGGCCGTGCTGGGCAGGCAGGTAGAAGATTACCAGGTGGACAGTCGCTCTGCTGCAGCCAGTCTCAACCTCAGGATCCAAACTTTGGAGAACCAGAATACCAAGGTAACAGTGTCTGATAGAGATGTGCCCAGCTGACAGCAGATTACGGATTTCTACACTGTTTTTATGGCTAGACAGACATTAAGTAATACTGCCTCTCTTCTATTTCTCAACATGACGTCTTTGTTATGCACGATTTCAATGTGACTTCCTCTCTTTTGTAGCTGTCCCAGGAGTTGTCATCCATCCAGATGATGCCTCCTCCAGCCCCTTGTCCTGATACCAGTACGGCTCCAGTCCTCAACCATCTCACCCCTGAGCTCCAACAGGCCATGGAGAAGTGGTTCACTGACCGCATCAAAGTAACTACATATGTACTGATACAGTGGATAGTCTGTAAGACGGCTTTAAAAATACAGGACCCTGGTGCTGTACTCCAATGTTTGAGGTATGCTCCTGTTGTGATTGTGAATCAGGAGCAGGATGCAGTCAGAAATGCTGACCAAGGAAGCTGCACAGACTGTGGACGTCCCATGGCTGACAAAATGGCTGACTTTGCTCTGGAGACGCAAGGTCAGGAATGTTGGGTTAAACGTTTAATTATCTCTGTGGCCATCTATTGCTAAATTTTCCTAACTGTGTACTGTGTTGGATGTTAAATTCATTTGTCAATTAGTTTGTCTTCTCcattcttattattttaaatgaaaatagcaCTTTGTCAAAGCTTTTCCTTGCAAAGATTGATTTAATTGTCTTCATTTTGTATTAAAGGCAGTCCTTTAACATTGCCTAAAATGAGTGTAGATTCAGCAATGTATCTTTAAattcttattttacattttgtttgtgtacaGGCGCCAGTGTGATCAGCACCAGGTGTTCAGAGACGTATCGTCATCGCTCAGCGTGTCTCACCCTGTTTGGTTTCCCTCTGTGGTATCCATCTGAAAGCCCACGCACTGTTATTCAGGTAGAACCATTATCCtgctttctcatttttatttatttttttatatcttgCCTCATCTTATTTTCCCCTTTTCCCTTCTtttctatacatttttttaacctcatAAGTCATGATAAACTCGGTAAGTAAAGATTTTAAGGAGTTTCAGTTTTATTAgcatctcctccctccttccgtTCCAGGGCTACCCAGTGCTGCTTCCAGGAAAATGTTGGGCGTTTCACGGTGTCCAAGGCATTCTTgtcatctctctctcccaccCCGTAAGGATAAGTCATGTGACGCTGGATCACCTGCCACGCTACAACTCTCCCACCGGTCGCATTGACTCCGCACCTAAAGACTTTGAAGTTTATGTGAGTCATCCCAGTCTGGAAACACAGTGTGGCACCACATGACTTCTTTTTGTACTTACTCACATACTAAAGATTTGTCAGATTTAATCACAACATTTCAGAAGCGGAAATACCAATCACTTAAGCTTTTATTTAGTAGTTaggatttttatatttattttcaagaGTATATCATTTAATAGCACTATAATGAACATATACTGGATACATATACGAAAACAAGTTGTAAGCCCAAGACGTTTGGCTTGAAATTACTTAAATTTATTGAAAGACTGCTTCCCAGTGCTGACTGATACgggtgaaaaaaataatattaggTTGTAAAATCTTAGCCTTCAGCTAAGTCTCTGGAAACTTCTTAGATTTCAATTCTGTCTCACTATTATATTCCACAATAGGAAAATGCAGCTCTATTACACTACATGCTATGTAGCGTTTTTAGAACCTACTAATATTTCTGTACTACCTCTATAATGGATGATTACcaagctcagaaaaaaaaaactgatcgtcacataaagCATTTTTTCTCCAGTGAttctaaactttaaaatggcTATAATTTCTCTCTTTCCCAGGGcatgaaaaatgacacagaagaaGGAACACTGCTGGGGAAATTCACTTACGATGAGAATGGACCGTCAACGCAGACGTTTAAGCTGCCTGTGAGTTCAAACTGACGATAAATAGTCGATCCCTGTGATATTTACAGAATGCCATAACACCACAAACACC from Amphiprion ocellaris isolate individual 3 ecotype Okinawa chromosome 4, ASM2253959v1, whole genome shotgun sequence includes the following:
- the sun2 gene encoding uncharacterized protein sun2, with translation MSRRSSRLLSGGYYNSDEESDSSSVTNISYRENPVKVFKKKAGTRKPGSRTSSRANSNASSGTPETPGTAGQHDGQRSSPLSSQTQPTMRTVPYVPITVTPRPALTPSSAQGQAPTRCRPVPPEKSPYTGLSSGSRLHLRPNHKELSQSGVDSSGYSSSEGNVPEDRIYSHIPAVAKAVFSSSMKKIGGLVLLLLFALLCIWLLLPLFTSFISRMTVTNTPSQTKPKSQPVIPATPPPQPNTMHSTPTTDPAIVSAAIEAKMQHLLVDLQLKQELLISQMKEQLQLDMQDMKANLEVVDSDSRLRLEQELAVLGRQVEDYQVDSRSAAASLNLRIQTLENQNTKLSQELSSIQMMPPPAPCPDTSTAPVLNHLTPELQQAMEKWFTDRIKEQDAVRNADQGSCTDCGRPMADKMADFALETQGASVISTRCSETYRHRSACLTLFGFPLWYPSESPRTVIQGYPVLLPGKCWAFHGVQGILVISLSHPVRISHVTLDHLPRYNSPTGRIDSAPKDFEVYGMKNDTEEGTLLGKFTYDENGPSTQTFKLPNPSDVVYRFVELRVLTNWGHIEYTCLYRFRVHGMITST